The Diadema setosum chromosome 1, eeDiaSeto1, whole genome shotgun sequence genome has a window encoding:
- the LOC140229795 gene encoding cyclin-dependent kinase 2-interacting protein-like, with translation MDDQKKLPSSRKSSHSNQQDGSRSSQSSQHQLQGSARVIKDHCADWHNHIEKWNTLNDRGLDIINKIINLQLQVKEAEAENVPHGLHAEYPKTDRIPDGVENLCQQLTDIHAALVTLMGKMKAITKHFRGVEQLERKKSTSPEPLFATWSVSKFVTASEELQLMYEQELEVKRTIVEDVAHHEDRDTLMTYSSCWLHQPYILDHATIVLESMLMETGFR, from the exons ATGGACGACCAAAAGAAACTACCATCTAGTCGTAAATCTTCACATTCGAATCAacaag ATGGTAGTCGGTCGTCACAGTCCTCTCAGCATCAGCTTCAGGGCAGTGCAAGGGTCATCAAGGATCACTGTGCAGACTGGCACAACCACATCGAGAAGTGGAACACCCTGAATGACCGCGGCCTTGATATCATCAACAAGATCATCAACCTTCAACTCCAAGTGAAAGA AGCGGAGGCAGAAAATGTGCCACATGGACTGCATGCGGAATATCCAAAGACTGATAGAATACCGGATGGTGTGGAGAACCTCTGTCAACAGCTGACCGATATCCACGCTGCTCTG GTCACCTTAATGGGCAAGATGAAGGCCATAACGAAACATTTCAGAGGAGTTGAGCAGCTGGAACGAAAGAAGAGCACATCCCCCGAGCCTCTCTTTGCTACATGGAGTGTCAGCAAGTTTG TGACAGCTTCAGAAGAACTGCAGCTCATGTACGAACAGGAGTTGGAGGTGAAGAGGACGATTGTGGAGGATGTTGCTCACCACGAGGACCGGGACACCTTGATGACGTACTCCTCTTGTTGGCTGCACCAACCTTACATTCTGGACCATGCCACAATCGTCCTTGAGAGTATGCTGATGGAGACGGGTTTTAGGTGA